TAAGTCAACACCTACCATTTCTCCTCCAATCAAGCCGTCAGTCACTCCTTAGGTCAAGCCTCCATTATCTCCTTGAATCTTGACTGAGATTACTCTAAACTTACTGTGTATAGCTCCCACATTCATTACTGACCATGTATAAAGTCATGTATAATATATCATTAAGTAGGAAATACACAAATTAATATTCTCTTTATTCACAAGAAGTTTTACTAACAAATGCATGAAGAATATCTGTTAACAAGTTGGAGACCGGGATTTTAATATCACCTTAAGTAGAGCAAGGTGAGAGTTAAGAGAAGACCCCCTTCATCGTACCAGTTAATCGAACCCGAAAAGAGACAACTGCTATTGGTTATGgagaaaaaatataaacatcCACCAAGGCTGTCTGGTGGCATGAGATGTCCAAACATTATTTTCCAATCTAATCTTCTTgatcttgagagagagagagagagagagatttaaaacATACCAAACAAGTAGAGTGAATACCAAAGCCAGACATAAGTGCGTTTACCAGATAAATTATTAGCACACCCATCTTTTACTTGAACCAAATGCAAAGAACAGGGGAGAACCTTTTGGTGCCTAcataagaaaaaaagaagaacaaGAGACAGGAGAAATAGAGAGTGTGAATTTATGGGTACTTGTGCTAAAAAGGTGAAGGATGTGTGTAAATAAACATCAAGAGCTTTCTGAGCACTCCCTTCTAAATTCTAATTAATGCTCAGGCTGATCAGTGGGAGAGTTCATGCTCATGCCTACTATTACGACATAGGCAGAGCTCCCAATCTTGCATTTTTCTCTGACATTTACCTTTCTAAATTTTCCCAATAATTCACAACTGCCTTTACACAGAGGCATCATCCTTTGTCCTGCCACTCAACCAATTAAAACCCTCGCTTATATTGTCCAATTTGATAGATAAGGATGTTCCTTCTACCCTATAGTAGACTAGTAGGCTCTGTTCTGCATCATCCAACAGCTTTTTGAGCCTACCTTCTAGTTAGCTACCCAACTCATTATTTGCCAATAATCATTGTCAATCTGCTACATAAATTactaatcattttttaaaaaattctgatatatatatatgtgtgtgtgtgtgtgcgcgtgtgtgcgtgtgtgtgtttatTGTGATGATCTAGATATTTACGCACCtacttcttgcacggatattgcagtccttcctgctttggatattcaagtaaaaaatgcgAGGGTTCGTCTTCCTCAAGTAGTCAAATGGTGTAAACTTGAGATAAGTTGGGTTAAAttgaatgtggatggaagctGTGGAGGTTACTCGTGTAATTGTGGTgatggaggcgtgataagagatgaaagaggaatatttaaaattgttttttCCTCATTACTAGGTTATGAAACCAATAATATGGATGAATTAAAAGTgattattatagggattaatTTATGCAAAGAtcttggatttgatcaagtggagattgcctatgactctgctttgttggttcaatGGATTAATTCTGGAAAGTGTTCAGCTTGGAAcgtatgggaattgtgggaagagttTGTGTTAGCATAGAGAGAcatacattacaaagtggaaTATATTTACAGGGAGGCGAATCAAAGTGCGGATTTCTTTGTCAAGCAAGGTGAATCTggtatatctcgatcatataATTGTCAAGATGAACTTCTACAGCAAGTTGGGGGAATGATTCtattggatttgttgggatttccttccttgcgATCGTGATACTTtgtgctggtgtttgtgaatGTTATAGTGATTGGTTATTCCTCGAGATCTTCCAGAGTTTTATTTTTTCCACTTTTAGTtgtttagttttatttatttgtttggttgttagTCATTGGTTTATTGATTTTGAATAAGTTGATTAAGTCAGTTTTAGATTCTTAGGGTTTGACTTTGTTTTCCCCAAGTCTCAAAGTTGGATCCATGgcattcctccaccataagtgaaggGTTTTCCAATAAAGATAGGAGGTGCTGCCctgtttttccaaaaaaaaaaaagaaataaaaaagatctAGATGTTTATGCATTTGCTGAGTTCTAATTTGTATTTTGTGGGAGATTTCACTTGAAACTTCAAAGTGAGGGGAAGGTTTTGTAGGAAGAGCAAGAAGCTTGAATGGTCTTGAGCTCTCCATGGATGAaacctttgtcgatgagaaggaTGTTGGGATGCCGCTATAAATTGTACAATAATTTGGAACTAGGGGCAATAATATTTCCACATTTTTATATGAAAGTGCTTGCAGTTGAATTCTAAGATAATTCATTCACAATATGGTAGGTAATCATAGATGTAAGTACACAATCAAACCACTAAGATTGTCGTCTAATATTTTTCTTGCATCTCTTTTTTTTTCTGTCGTGGGCATGTATAGTCCATAAGTCGTATTTAGATAATACAAAAAGGGTATATGGGCTGTCCTTTTTGTGGGAGCAATGTTAGTTTTTACTTAAAAGTTGTTTATTGTCGAGGGTTGAAATTCTAAAGTAGAGAACATTTTTCCGAGAATTCAAAGTTCAAACCATAAAAGATGATGTTCTcttttctaatatatatatatatatatatatattcactttATTTCTATAAGTCATATTTACAATAATATTAGTCATAAAGAAATGGAGCATGGACGGTTCTTTTTGTGGGGGATGATGGTGATTGTCAACCTAGGATTTTAATGGCCAATTGGACCCAAAAATTCTATAGCTAGCCTCTCTTTTGTGCCTAACCTTTAGCATGCAAGGAGTGTCTCATCACTGCATATGGCCACTAACCCTTCTTTTCCATGCTCCCCTGATTCTTCCAAAATCCACATCATCTCTATTAACATTTGTCCCCTGCATTTTTCCAAAAAcccaattagaaaaaaaaaaatacttgaacAAATCATGAATATCTTCATACAGAATTACTCACAAATCAAAGAGAGAAATGGGAAGTAAGGGTCTTAAACTAGGTTGATCCATTCCATGTGCAATGTGTGTATATTGCTAGGAATCCTACGCAGTAGGAATGTCCTATCCACGCACATGTGAGTAACTAAAGATGGGCTTATACACTAATACacatgttaatatatatataaaattcaggTTTTGAAGCACAAGGATTCCTCTAAAGTAGTTAAGAGAAGGGGCTATGATCAGTTCCAATTGAAAAACCTAGGATATATAACCTCCCCTTTGGGCGGTGGATCGATTCCGATGTGAGCAGGGTGCCCAAAACACAGTTGAAATCCGTAAAAACGTAGAATATGCTTTCTCAGTTGTCACCCCCAAGAGTCCTGTCCATGAACACATTTGAATAATACTCTCATTTGACACTACATATGTTGTATGGATCCAAAATATTCTCCCTCCCTATGTGGCCGGAAAGcccttatatattttttttttgtgtgtgtaaagagcaagtgagtgagtgagtgagtgagagcaGAGAGGTCATGGGCAAGGCAGCTCTGATCAGTATGCTGCACTTGGTGTCTTTTGTCTTCTCTGTTTGGGTATTTATCCCTGCATTTGGGCAGAACTGGTTAGGCTGCGAAACAGCCTTCACGGATGCCTCTGGCTACCGGTGCAATGGAAATGGATTGCAGGATCACTGCAAGACATTCGCAATGCTTCGCACCAATTCGTATTACTCTTCCCTTTCCAATCTGAGCCTTTACTTGGGAATCAATCGGCTTGCAATCGCAGAAGCAAATGGATTCTCTGTTGAGACAGAGTTTCTTCCAAAAGACCAGCTTCTGTTGATCCCAATTGACTGTCGATGCAATGGGAGTTTCTTTGGGGCAGAGTTAACAAAAACTACAATCAAAGGAGAAAGCTTCAATGTCATAGCTGAATCACTGGAGGGCCTAACTACTTGCAGAGCCATCCAAGAGAAGAACCCAAGTGTTCCAAATTTTGGTTTAGGTGATAAAGTTCAGTTGCTTATACCATTGAAGTGTGCTTGCCCATCTTCATCTGAGCTCAGCAAAGGAACAAAATTTTTGGTATCTTATCCTGTTCGTGTCGATGATACAGTTTCGAACTTAGCCTCTGAGTTCAATACTACTCCGGAAGCCGTTATTTCAGCAAATAACAGATCAGTAAAAAGTTTTCAACCTGGAAGCCTTGTATCAGTGTCTTCTCTTCTGATCCCACTATGCAATAAGCCCACTTTCAATCCCCTCGCAAAGCCCCGGGAACCAAACTCAGGGTTTCCAACACCCAACATCCCAGTAATTAGTCCTCACAAGAAGAAATCAAAGAAGAGGAAGACTGGGATTTATGTTGCTCTTATCGGTGTCGCAGTTGGAGCAGGCATTGCCATTGCAGCAGTATTCTTAATCATCCATTGGAAGAGGAAGAAGCAGAATTCATGGAAAACAGGAGAGATGGACCTACAACAGCTTGGATTGAGTGTGAGAACCACAAGTGACAAGAAAGTCTCATTTGAGGCATCCCAAGATCATCATCTCAATGGTCAGATCATGGACAGCACGCCACACAAAATCCTGGTGGAGACATACACTCTTTTGGAGCTGAAAAGAGCGACCGAGGACTTCAGTTCGACAAATCACATTGACGGAACCGTGTTCCACGGTCGCCTCAATGGGCAGAACTTGGCGATCAAGCGTGTGCCGCCCGAAATTGTTCCGAAGATCAACTTTAGGCTTTTCCATGATTCAGTTCACCACCACCCCAACATAGTTAGGCTCTTGGGGACTTGTTTGAATGAGGGTCCTGATTCATATCTGGTTTTCGACTACGCCAAGAACGGATCCTTGAAGGATTGGCTTCACGGTGGATTGGCAATGAAGAGCCAGTTCATTTCCTCTTGCTATTGTTTCTTGACATGGAGCCAAAGGCTGAGGATCTGTCTAGATGTGGCCTTGGTCTTACAGTTCATGCACCACATAATGAACACAACTTATGTTCATAGAAACATAAAAACCCGAAACATCTTCCTCGATGAAGAGTTCAATGCAAAAGTTGGTAACTTTGGCATGGCAAGATGTGTCAAAGACAATGCTGAAGAAGCATGGTCTTGCTCAACCGAGTCTGCATCTTGGGATATTGGGTATTTGGCTCCTGAGATTCATCACCAAGGTAAAACTGCCCCGAGCATCGACATATTTGCATATGGAGTGGTTTTGCTAGAAGTGTTATCTGCTCAACCACCTATAACCAAGGACAATATGAGCGGAGAAGGGGGTGTTTGGCTCCCTGAGAAAATCAGGTCCATCCTACAATCAGAAAATCCAGAAGATCTGCGGGAATGGATGGACGATGCATTGGGCGATAATTACTCAAGTGATGCAGCCATTGCATTGGCCAATCTAGCAAAAGCCTGTGTAGAGAAAGACCCGTCTTCGAGACCAAGTGCGAGAGAAATCGTCGAGAAGTTGTCTAGATTGGTGGAAGAATTGCCAGAAGTAGAGCACAGCTCAGTTTGTGAAAGCTCTTGTAAACCTTTAGTCATCAAGGCAGCTGCAAACAGTATGTGAGTGATCCATTTGTTGATGTCAAGGATCAGTATTTCCAGAATTCCAATTCTGGTTTCTGTTTAATATGGTACTTTAGAGTTTAGAGATCATGTAGGCTTTTTGACTTGTCATATGAGTACTGGGATCCTGTGCATATGTAATTAGGTAATTGGACATGACTGCAGATTTCTTCTGTCATTCCATTTCTGCTTGAAGATTGTATTTGTATATATCCAAAGTTCTGATGGCTTTAATGCTGCAGGTAGCATAAATTCTGTCAAGACCATTCATTTGGGTATTCTGTGGAATACATGCTCATTGCTTAAAGCATACATTTTATGCAAAGGACATGTCCTTTGGATCATTTCAGTCAAACATCATCTTACAAATTAAATTATGTTTAAGTTatttagaaagaaagaagaaactgAAGTTCCAAAAATCATCAAGGCTTAAAGCATATAATGTGTTTGATGATTTCTATGGAGCAAGTCATTTGGGCAAACTGGAATTAATTGGGAAGATCCACCTCTCCCCATTCCTGCTGCATCAACATTCATGATCTCACATGGTGAGTGGGTGGCTCAGGCTCTTGCTGATGCTGTAAGGTTACGTAGTTCGTTGTGTACATGCTCCTAGGGTTATGCTTACACATGCAACAAGCTGGAGGAAAAGCAAAAGAATAAAGAGAGAATTCAgcaatttacatggttcggcagtGTGTCAATGACCACAGAACATCTACCGAATCCCCactatatcatcaatgaaaattatCACAATATGCAAAACCCCAAAAACCCTCATTCTAGGCTCAAAATATAGTCACACTTCACACGAAACCTCTCACTTATTAATAGACTTTTGGTCTCAAATGACcaaaacgttttttttttttttccgagttTATGATAAAAAAACACTGCTAATATTGTGTTGTAGACTTTGTAtctgtacatacatacataaatacatacatatatatatatatatatatatacaaagaaaataaaggaaaatcaaATTGACCTTCACCGCCAGGTCCACCACTTTGATCAAGAAAAGTACTTCCTAGGAAATTGGGGGTTGGGGAAAGAGTTAGTCCCTGGGAAGCTTTATTGAGTTGAAACTTAAGTTACTACAAGAAAACTTGTCCAGTAAACTTAAGCTTCAGGGAGTCAATGAGCAATGAGCCTTGCCACAGTAAGTCAATGTTTGATTTTTGTAAAACTAGCTTGCTTGTCAAAATGAACTTTAGTTGGCTTAGGTAAAAAAATGTATGCCAAAAAATGCCAAATAACTTTTCTATAAGGTTGTGCTACTTCTTGTTTTGAAACTAAAAGGGTAAACAAGGTGCTTCGTAGTGTGGCAAGAACCAACAAGATTGCCACATTAGGTCTCAAACTCAGAACAAAAGTTGTTAAGTCTCGTGATGGCTTGCTATCACCTATAAGACAAAAGACTAATAAGAACGGGTTGAAGGGTTGAAGGAGACTCTACAGAGGATCTCCCGATGCTTAAGTCAATGTATGAGTCGTGGATAAGAATTAAGCAAAAGAAGTCTCAATCTCTTGCTTTGTTTGATAGGTAGTTTTGTCCCATTTATAGTATCAATAATGATTTCTATATGTGAAATGAAATAATAGCAATGACCTTCCATCCTTTAAAAACAAGAACTTCCGAAGAATAAAGTATAAGGGAAAAGACATTCACATCTCCTGAAATTTAGCAAAAAGATAGAGATCTCTTTTAAAGTTCCAAAAATGTCACAGACCTCtccctgagatttcaaaaaagTCATATACCTCTCCTAAAGTTTGCCAAAAAATTGTAGACCTCCCCTAAACATACTTGTCTTTTTTAGACAAAATACTAATAAGAACGGGTTGAAGAAGGTGCTTAAGTCAATGTATGAGTCATGGCTTAGAATTAAGCAAAAGAAGTATTGGTCTCTTACTTATGCATGTACAGTGTGTAGCTTTGTCCCATTTATAGTGTCTATAATGGTTTCGAGGTGTAAAATGAAATCAAAAGGGACAATCCCCCATTCTTAAAAAATAACTCCTAAAAAGTAAATATATTATTACACTCCCTTCATTTATTTCCTCTCCCTTGAGATGGGGCTTTTAGACCAAGCCAACCTCGAGCCTAAAttctcatttaaaatttattgggTTTTTTAATTGTTGCCACTATTGCTCAAAATTTAAGTTCTAAGCCCTGCCCATGCCCAAGTCTATTTAATATGGATGCATCATGAATGTATTCATTATAAGATatttatgagaaaaaaaaataaaaattaaataatttagttAGCATCACACATGGTTAATTCAAAATCATGAGCCTCCCAATTTGGTTGAATTAAAAccataaaaaaaatacattttcatCGGCAAAATAGTCGAAACACCATCCAATATGCATTTTTGAGAATGCTAATAttccaaatatatattataaatatataattaattaaacacTTGAAAAAGCAAACACATATAtaacataattaattaataataataataataataataataataataataataaagattcaAGACATCATAACCACAAACTCATCAAAACTAATAACCCCATCGCCGTCGAGATCAATACGGGCGATCATCGCCAAACACTCGCCGACGGTCCTCCTCTCCCCCAGCTTCCCCAGCATCCTTCTCAAACTGTGGCTGTGGGCCGTAATACACTcactccctctccctctcccacCAGCATCCTCCTCCTCCGGCGACAGCGTAGACGACGTCGTCTCGAACATCCGAAACGCCTCCCTCAGCCCCCTCCTCCTCTCCTCCTCGCCGCTGCCCTCCGCCAGCCTCACCAGGTCCGCCGCCTCCAAGAACCAGTTGCCGTTGCCGTCGCCGTCGCAGTCCAGGTGCCTGAACACGCGCTCGCGCAGCTGCCCTTTACTGTCCATATATATGTTTGAATCAAACTAATACAAGAACAGTGTATGAagattattgaaaaaaaaatcttaatgAAGTGAGAATTTGAAATGGGTTTCTGCATGCAGAGTTAAAGCTCTCATGAAcgtaggaggaggaggaggaggaggagattgATGTTTTGTAGTTTGACCGAGTGGCGACGGGGAGGAAACAGTAGGGCGGAGCGACCACCGTCGGCTTcctatttaaatttttgaaaaataataggaATTGgatttgtatttttaaaattttatcaaaaaagttatataaatttaaatagataTAATCCTGAAAATTTAATGTTTTGAGTCGAGTTTTATCGCGTTTAATTTTGTTTCTCAATTTTTTAACCAAATTCAAGCTTGAACTGAGtttaaatgaatttgaaatggAAATAAACAAACTAAGGAGTCTTTTTATCAAACTCAGCTGTTGATATGCTTAtgaatattttgattcttttgaaAACTATCACTTTTATTGTAAGAAATGCTCTTTAAGTTTTATTTACAAAAAAGTGAAATGTGATTTATCCTAACACTAATACTATTTTAGGATATATTTTTTTCAACCCCACCAAGCCAGCTTATTGGCATTGGTTCAATCGTTAAATTTAGGTTATGGagttttaattttagaaaaatctaTGTCCTTACTTTTAACCTAATTACAATTTATTAATTCTAATTTAATCTTATTAAATGGGTTTGTAAATGAGCATAATTTAAGCGAAAAATGAATCCAACCATGCCTATATCCAAGCAGCTTGTGAATGAAAATGAGTAGAGCACGCTCATGTTCAAATTCGTCTCATCAAAGTTGAACTTAGAATCACCCCCAATAAGCATGAATGAGCTCTTTGTTGAAATATGgctcattctagaagcctacaattgccattgaagtcttcaatggtgggataatttttcaaaggtaggtgattagtggttgtaatagtggtttttcctaacctatataaacccatcacctccatttgtattctcatccccaaatttgcctacttctctcttaggcacattctctcttctctctctctcat
This Malania oleifera isolate guangnan ecotype guangnan chromosome 11, ASM2987363v1, whole genome shotgun sequence DNA region includes the following protein-coding sequences:
- the LOC131168274 gene encoding protein LYK2, coding for MGKAALISMLHLVSFVFSVWVFIPAFGQNWLGCETAFTDASGYRCNGNGLQDHCKTFAMLRTNSYYSSLSNLSLYLGINRLAIAEANGFSVETEFLPKDQLLLIPIDCRCNGSFFGAELTKTTIKGESFNVIAESLEGLTTCRAIQEKNPSVPNFGLGDKVQLLIPLKCACPSSSELSKGTKFLVSYPVRVDDTVSNLASEFNTTPEAVISANNRSVKSFQPGSLVSVSSLLIPLCNKPTFNPLAKPREPNSGFPTPNIPVISPHKKKSKKRKTGIYVALIGVAVGAGIAIAAVFLIIHWKRKKQNSWKTGEMDLQQLGLSVRTTSDKKVSFEASQDHHLNGQIMDSTPHKILVETYTLLELKRATEDFSSTNHIDGTVFHGRLNGQNLAIKRVPPEIVPKINFRLFHDSVHHHPNIVRLLGTCLNEGPDSYLVFDYAKNGSLKDWLHGGLAMKSQFISSCYCFLTWSQRLRICLDVALVLQFMHHIMNTTYVHRNIKTRNIFLDEEFNAKVGNFGMARCVKDNAEEAWSCSTESASWDIGYLAPEIHHQGKTAPSIDIFAYGVVLLEVLSAQPPITKDNMSGEGGVWLPEKIRSILQSENPEDLREWMDDALGDNYSSDAAIALANLAKACVEKDPSSRPSAREIVEKLSRLVEELPEVEHSSVCESSCKPLVIKAAANSM
- the LOC131167505 gene encoding putative calcium-binding protein CML19, whose protein sequence is MDSKGQLRERVFRHLDCDGDGNGNWFLEAADLVRLAEGSGEEERRRGLREAFRMFETTSSTLSPEEEDAGGRGRGSECITAHSHSLRRMLGKLGERRTVGECLAMIARIDLDGDGVISFDEFVVMMS